The DNA sequence AGCTAACGGCCCCAATTGAGACAATACGTTAGCTCGACAGAATCAGTGGCCCATCCCTGCCCAGCCAATTCAGTGGGGCCGCACCCCAACATGCCTGCGACAAACCGTTCGCACGCGTCACAATGATCGGTCAATTTGATGCATTCGCCGCAATATACCGTCAAGCGCCCCGAAAAACATAGCACGGCAATATCTTGGACGGGGAGACACTAGTAGAGAGTAAAAAAACGCAAACTGGAATAACCGATAGGCGTGTACCGCGCGCCAAGTCCAGCACATTGGGGTCGCTGCCAGCAGCCGAATTGTGTTGCGGAACATGTAATACATGCGAACCGGACTGTGCACGGGAACCGCACGCCAGCGAATTGCCCACAGCCGAACTATTCGATCCCCCAATTCGTGGTCTAACCTCGCCGCGCAGACACCGAACAATGCGTAACCGGCGGCATTCGCTCTCAAACACCATTCGGTATCGACATGATCGATGAAAAAAGACTCGTTCATTACGCCAACGGACTTAAAAACCGAGCGATGTATCAGCGAACCTGACGCGATTAGAAAATCTGTCTTGATAACAGGGCATGTTTGGGAGCAGGTCACCCGACGTACACGCCACTTGTCGAGACGAACGAATGGCCACAGTGCACCGGTGCGCGCGTCCTCGCAAACAGGACCAACAGCACCCACGACATGGCCATTCGCGCGCAATGAAACATCTGCTCGCAGAAGCGCGTCCACCATCTGCTCAAATGGCACGCTATCATGATCGAGGAGGAGGACGTAGTCGGATCCATTTCGGATTAACTCTGCTATGCCAGTGTTTTGCGCGCTCGCTATGCCCCTATTTTCGGAAAGCTCAATAAAGGTGGCATTGTATCTACTACATAGTGACGCCACATTCGCCACAAGTGCCCCCGAAGATCCGTTGTCTACAACTACTATCCGCTCAACCTGCTTGCCGACCGCCCTTAGTACCGCCTCCAGCTTTTCGATGTTGGGATGATAAGTAATAACAACAGCACCGACCCGTGCGTCGACGAAGTCATCGCACCGGCGTCCGATTTCTATTTCCGCGAGCTTTCGGCCTTTACTTACTGCGTTCATTGCTCGTCCAGTACTAACACACCGCGCTTCGCATATCGCATCGGATCTAGGGGCCTATCGACATCAGCAGTAGACGCGCTATAGAAACCGCTATAACTAGCCGAAAGTGAAAAGACGCGCTCAATCACATGAGCGAGCGTTGCATCCCGCTGCCCCGCCTCCCGCTCAAACTCCGAAAGTTGTATGCCAAGCTTACGCAAACCGTCAAATGCTGCCGGTCTAAACCAAAACATCGTCCCCGCAAAAAATCCGAGAGACACATCTCCATCAGCAATTCCAATGCGCGAGGCAAGGGCACGCAACCGTATCTCGTTACCTCCCCAAAAACGGGAATTAGTGAGAAACGCGTCTTCCGGCCCGACAATTCCGCAGGCCGGATTTCGACGAAACGCATTCGCGATCTTCAGTACACGGTACGAGTTACCAAGCAAACTTTCAAAAAGACTATTTCTCCACGCCCGTCCCTTGGCGCTATATACGCTCTTTTTTGAATGCACTTTGCAAACACAAAGATATCGACTCAACAAACCCGAGTTAAGCAGCGTTATGAATGGGCCCACATCCCTGCCAGTGTTCTCATGTATGTAAGGAAACACCTTACGGCCAGGTCCGGCGAACGCTCTCTTGGCCTCTAAGTATCCTCCGACATTTGTCACTGAAACGAAAACGTCAACAGGCGCCACGATGTTGTTAAGATACTCGTTGATCTCCCCTGCCAGATCAACGTGATATAAATGTACAACAACTGCTATCTCCGCTCGAAGACTCGCGGCATTGATCGAGGAAAGCTGAAACTCAGGCAGTATTGCGTTCACCGATCCAGATTCAACAGTTC is a window from the Burkholderia vietnamiensis LMG 10929 genome containing:
- a CDS encoding glycosyltransferase family 2 protein, giving the protein MNAVSKGRKLAEIEIGRRCDDFVDARVGAVVITYHPNIEKLEAVLRAVGKQVERIVVVDNGSSGALVANVASLCSRYNATFIELSENRGIASAQNTGIAELIRNGSDYVLLLDHDSVPFEQMVDALLRADVSLRANGHVVGAVGPVCEDARTGALWPFVRLDKWRVRRVTCSQTCPVIKTDFLIASGSLIHRSVFKSVGVMNESFFIDHVDTEWCLRANAAGYALFGVCAARLDHELGDRIVRLWAIRWRAVPVHSPVRMYYMFRNTIRLLAATPMCWTWRAVHAYRLFQFAFFYSLLVSPRPRYCRAMFFGALDGILRRMHQIDRSL